The DNA sequence ATCAATACTTGGTCTTAACGGAGCACCGCAGTCGGGCGATAAATTTATAGTTATGCGCGACGAACGCGAGGCAAAAAACCTTGCCAATCAGCGTTTACAACTTTCTCGAGAAGTCGGTTTACGCACACAAAAACATGTTACCTTAGACGAAATTGGAAGACGTATCGCAATAGGCGATTTCAAAGAGCTTAACCTTATTGTTAAAGGTGATGTCGACGGCTCTATCGAGGCTTTATCAGGCTCATTGTTACGTCTGAGCAATCCTGAGGTTCAAGTAAATGTTATACACAAAAGTGTTGGTGCTATTACCGAAAGCGACGTTTCCTTAGCTATAGCCTCTAACGCAATTATTATAGGTTTCCAAGTAAGACCTACTCCAAATGCACGACGATTAGCCGAAAAGGAAGAAATTGATATCAGAATATATTCAATTATTTATTCGGCTATTAACGAAATTAAGCAAGCCATCGAAGGTATGCTTGCTCCGGAAATTGAAGAAAAAATCGTATGTAACATCGAAGTCAGAGAAGTATTTCATATATCAAAAGTGGGTACAATTGCAGGATGTATGGTGCTTGACGGAAAAGTTAACCGTAATACCAAAATCAGAGTTATTCGCGATGGTATAGTTATTCATACCGGAACATTGGGCTCACTCAAAAGGTTTAAAGACGACGTTAGAGAAGTTTCCGCAGGTTACGAATGCGGACTCAATATTGCCAATTTCAACGATGTAATTGTCGGCGACATTATCGAAGGGTACGAAGAAATTGAAATAAAGAGAAAACTGTAACAACTACGGGGTTCGGGTTGCGGGGTTCGGGTTGCGTGTTGCGTGTTGCGTGTTGCGTGTTAGTTTTGAGTAGAGAGTCAGAAGTTTTGAGTTAAAATTTGGTAATTCTAATTTCTAATTTCTAATTTCTAATTTCTAATTTCTAATTCTAGAAGCTAAGAGCTAAGAGCTAACAGCCAATTTTACCTATCCGACAGTAATAAAAAAACCATTTTTACTTAATAATGGTAATAATTCTTGTAGGATTATTATTTTTGGATTTGTTTTCTACATTTAAAAATTTTAATTACCAAACTGAAAGTTATTATTAATGCATAGCGAATTGTTAAGTCAGTTAAATGAAACTCAACAAGAGGCGGTAAAATGTACCGAAGGTCCTGTTATAATAGTAGCCGGAGCCGGTTCCGGAAAGACACGCACCCTTACTTACAGAGTTGCATATCTTTTACAAAAAGGTGTAAGTCCGTTCAATATTTTATGTTTGACCTTTACCAACAAAGCCGCCAATGAAATGAAAACTCGTATAGTCAACCTTGTTGGAAGTGAGGCTCGTTACGTTTGGATGGGGACTTTTCACGCCGTTTGTGCTCGCATACTCCGAACAGAAGGCAAACTATTGGGTTACACTCAAAACTTTTCCATATACGACACCGATGACAGTAAAAATCTGATAAAAAGCATTGTTAATAGTTTAGAGCTTGATATAAAAACTTATCAGCCACGCGAAGTGCTTAACAGAATTTCGGGAGCTAAAAATAATTTGATTTCTCCGGCGGAATACATTAATAATAGCGAAATATGGGAATACGACAGAAATACCAAGAAGCCATTTATCGGAAAAATTTACGAAATTTATCAGGCTCGTCTTTTTAAGTCGCAAAGCATGGATTTCGACGACCTTTTGTTTAATGTAAATATTTTGTTGAGAGATTTTCCGGAGGTATTGTATAAATATCAAGAAAAATTTAAGTACATATTGGTCGATGAATATCAAGATACAAACTTCTCTCAATACCTTATAGTTAAGCAATTGGCTAAGCGCTATCAAAATATTTGCGTTGTAGGCGACGATGCTCAAAGTATATACGCATTCAGGGGAGCAAATATTCAGAATATTTTAAACTTTAAAAACGACTATTCCGACTACAACCAGTTTAAGTTAGAACAAAATTACAGGTCTAGTTCAAATATTGTTAAAGCTGCCAATAGTATCATTGAAAAAAATAAAAATCAGATTAAAAAAACTATTTGGACTGAAAATGAAGAAGGCGATAAGATTAGGATAGTAAAATGTGCTTCCGATAAGGAAGAAGGAACGTTTATTGCAGGTGCTATTTTCGAAAACAAAATGAACAAGCAATTGCTTAACAGCGATTTTGCAGTCTTGTACCGTACCAATGCCCAATCGCGTTTAATTGAGGAATCGCTACGCAAATTAAACATACCTTATCGCATTTATGGCGGAGTTTCTTTTTACTCGCGAAAAGAAATAAAAGACCTTTTGGCTTATTTCCGACTTGCCGTTAACCCGCACGACGAAGAGGCTATCAGCCGTGTTATCAATTATCCAACGCGAGGTATAGGAAATAAAACTATTGAAACTCTCAAGTTAGAGGCTGAAAAAGAAGAAATTACATTTTGGAATTATTTAATTGATTTTTCCAAGTATGAAAATAAACTTACGCCACGAGCTTTTAACGCTGTTAAAAAGTTTGTAGAAATGATTCAAAGTTTTTCGG is a window from the Lentimicrobiaceae bacterium genome containing:
- a CDS encoding 3'-5' exonuclease, which gives rise to MHSELLSQLNETQQEAVKCTEGPVIIVAGAGSGKTRTLTYRVAYLLQKGVSPFNILCLTFTNKAANEMKTRIVNLVGSEARYVWMGTFHAVCARILRTEGKLLGYTQNFSIYDTDDSKNLIKSIVNSLELDIKTYQPREVLNRISGAKNNLISPAEYINNSEIWEYDRNTKKPFIGKIYEIYQARLFKSQSMDFDDLLFNVNILLRDFPEVLYKYQEKFKYILVDEYQDTNFSQYLIVKQLAKRYQNICVVGDDAQSIYAFRGANIQNILNFKNDYSDYNQFKLEQNYRSSSNIVKAANSIIEKNKNQIKKTIWTENEEGDKIRIVKCASDKEEGTFIAGAIFENKMNKQLLNSDFAVLYRTNAQSRLIEESLRKLNIPYRIYGGVSFYSRKEIKDLLAYFRLAVNPHDEEAISRVINYPTRGIGNKTIETLKLEAEKEEITFWNYLIDFSKYENKLTPRAFNAVKKFVEMIQSFSALMFTLDAYNLAMHIAKTSGLYAHFDSDRTPEGVSRMENVESLFNAVQDYVDSNSDELTGEISIENKNLGAFMQEVSLLTDQDTQDKDDDDKVSLMTIHQAKGLEFPQVFIAGVEENLFPSFMSIGDRDDLEEERCLFYVAVTRAEKNVVISHAETRYRWGELVLAEPSRFIDEIDTRYVDDLYLKLNESESKTPKFMRKISGKSDDAFIEKAEEKTAKYDSKIADISEIKEGMQVKHNSFGVGEVIKVEGSGANAKAKVNFKAVGVKHLLLRFAKLEIVK